The Cupriavidus sp. EM10 genome includes a region encoding these proteins:
- a CDS encoding GntP family permease has translation MGAVTGTTLLIYALIAVIALVILIAKFKLNPFITLVVVSVALGFAVGMPMGDIVKSFEAGVGGTLGHIALVIGLGTMLGKMMAESGGAERIALTLINFFGEKNVHWAMVVIAFIVGLPVFFEVGFVLLIPIAFNVAKRTNTSMILVGIPMVCGLSVVHGLIPPHPAALLAVQAYGADMGHTILYALIVGIPTAIIAGPLFARLIDKHVKLPAVNPLAEQLTEEADTAKGNLPGFGITVLTILLPVFLMLIGSWADLIATPKTFANDVLKLIGNSVMALLIATLFSFYTFGKARGFTRDMILKFTNECVAPTAIITLVVGAGGGFGRVLRDSGISTAIVDVATHANVSVLVLGWLVAVMIRIATGSATVAMTTAAGIVAPIAASVPGTRPELLVLTTGAGSLILSHVNDGGFWLVKEYFNMTVAQTFKTWSVAETIISVVALLFTLALATVV, from the coding sequence ATGGGTGCCGTAACCGGAACCACGCTCTTGATTTACGCGCTGATCGCCGTGATCGCGCTGGTGATTCTGATCGCCAAGTTCAAACTGAACCCGTTCATCACGCTGGTGGTGGTATCGGTGGCCCTGGGCTTTGCCGTGGGCATGCCGATGGGTGACATCGTCAAGTCGTTCGAAGCCGGCGTCGGCGGCACGCTGGGCCATATCGCGCTGGTGATCGGGCTTGGCACCATGCTGGGCAAGATGATGGCCGAATCGGGCGGCGCGGAGCGTATCGCCCTGACGCTCATCAACTTCTTCGGCGAGAAGAACGTGCACTGGGCCATGGTGGTCATCGCGTTCATTGTCGGCCTGCCGGTGTTCTTCGAAGTAGGCTTCGTGCTGCTGATTCCGATCGCGTTCAACGTGGCCAAGCGCACGAACACGTCGATGATCCTGGTCGGTATTCCGATGGTCTGCGGCCTGTCCGTGGTACACGGCCTGATCCCGCCGCATCCGGCCGCGCTGCTGGCCGTGCAGGCCTACGGCGCCGACATGGGCCACACCATCCTGTACGCGCTGATCGTGGGCATTCCCACCGCCATCATCGCCGGCCCGCTGTTCGCCAGGCTGATCGACAAGCACGTGAAGCTGCCGGCCGTGAACCCGCTGGCCGAGCAGCTGACCGAGGAAGCCGACACGGCCAAGGGCAACCTGCCCGGCTTCGGCATCACGGTGCTGACCATCCTGCTGCCGGTGTTCCTGATGCTGATCGGCAGCTGGGCCGACCTGATCGCCACGCCGAAGACGTTCGCCAACGACGTCCTCAAACTGATCGGCAACTCGGTGATGGCCCTGCTGATCGCCACGCTGTTCAGCTTCTACACGTTCGGCAAGGCGCGCGGCTTCACGCGTGACATGATCCTGAAGTTCACCAACGAGTGCGTGGCCCCGACGGCCATCATCACGCTGGTAGTGGGCGCCGGTGGCGGCTTTGGCCGCGTGCTGCGCGACTCGGGCATCTCCACGGCCATCGTGGACGTGGCCACGCACGCCAATGTGTCGGTGCTGGTGCTGGGCTGGCTGGTCGCCGTGATGATCCGTATCGCCACGGGCTCGGCCACGGTGGCCATGACCACGGCCGCCGGCATCGTGGCGCCGATCGCGGCCAGCGTGCCGGGCACCCGCCCCGAACTGCTGGTGCTGACCACGGGCGCCGGTTCGCTGATCCTGTCGCACGTGAACGACGGCGGGTTCTGGCTGGTCAAGGAGTACTTCAACATGACCGTGGCCCAGACCTTCAAGACCTGGTCGGTCGCCGAAACCATCATCTCGGTGGTGGCGCTGCTTTTCACGCTGGCGCTGGCAACGGTGGTCTGA
- a CDS encoding RidA family protein yields MDIKRFGVEGGTGQGGSHMPFARAVQADGWLYVSGQVPMVDGEVVEGNIVTQTHQAIKNVLAILAEAGYGPEHVVRCGVWLDDARDFPSFNKIFKEYFGANPPARACVQSSMVVDCKVEVDCIAYKEPTA; encoded by the coding sequence ATGGACATCAAACGATTCGGCGTCGAAGGCGGCACGGGCCAGGGCGGCTCGCACATGCCGTTTGCCCGCGCGGTACAGGCCGACGGCTGGCTGTACGTCTCGGGCCAGGTCCCGATGGTCGACGGCGAGGTCGTCGAGGGCAATATCGTCACGCAGACCCACCAGGCCATCAAGAACGTGCTGGCCATCCTGGCCGAGGCCGGCTACGGCCCCGAGCACGTGGTGCGCTGCGGCGTGTGGCTGGACGATGCGCGCGACTTCCCGTCGTTCAACAAGATCTTCAAGGAATACTTCGGCGCCAACCCGCCCGCGCGCGCCTGCGTGCAGTCGAGCATGGTGGTGGACTGCAAGGTCGAAGTGGACTGCATCGCGTACAAGGAGCCGACGGCCTGA
- a CDS encoding amidohydrolase family protein has translation MPHLFDTLIRGVMLLDGSGGAARMADVGIRDGRIARIDETGAIDPDTASHVVEGHGLVLSPGFIDVHTHDDTNVVRDPAMTPKISQGVTTVIVGNCGISAAPVTLAGDPPDPMNLLGRADAFQYPDFKTYVDAVNAAQPSVNVAALVGHTALRSNHMDRFDRAATADEIVAMRAQLEDALAHGALGLSTGLAYANAFSAPTEEVLSLAEPLANAGALYATHLRSEFAEILDAMDEAYRIGRHARVPVVISHLKCAGVPNWGRSAEVLQSLEAAQRWQPVGCDCYPYTASSSTLDLKQVTSDFDIQVTWSESHPAMGGRLLADIAAEWQVDLTEAARRLQPAGAVYHCMEDADVDRILSHPATVVGSDGLPNDPLPHPRLWGAFPRVLGHYARDRELFPLAVAVNKMTGLSAERFGLKDRGFVREGYWADLVLFDSATIRDAASFTDPMQPAEGIAAVWVNGELTWQHRAATGVRAGRFLPRAVPPDPRARHA, from the coding sequence ATGCCCCACCTGTTCGATACCCTGATTCGCGGCGTCATGCTGCTGGATGGCTCCGGCGGCGCGGCCCGCATGGCCGATGTCGGCATCCGCGACGGCCGCATCGCGCGCATCGACGAAACTGGCGCCATCGACCCCGACACCGCCTCGCACGTGGTCGAAGGCCACGGCCTGGTGCTGTCGCCGGGCTTCATCGACGTGCATACGCACGACGACACCAACGTGGTGCGCGATCCGGCCATGACGCCGAAGATATCGCAGGGCGTGACCACCGTCATCGTCGGCAACTGCGGCATCAGCGCCGCGCCCGTGACGCTGGCCGGCGATCCGCCCGACCCGATGAATCTGCTCGGGCGTGCCGACGCCTTCCAGTACCCCGATTTCAAGACCTACGTCGACGCCGTCAACGCGGCGCAGCCGTCGGTCAACGTAGCCGCACTGGTGGGCCATACGGCGCTGCGCAGCAACCATATGGACCGTTTCGACCGCGCCGCCACGGCCGACGAGATCGTGGCCATGCGTGCACAGCTGGAGGATGCGTTGGCGCACGGGGCGCTGGGGCTGTCGACGGGCCTGGCCTATGCCAACGCGTTCAGCGCCCCGACCGAAGAAGTGCTGTCGCTGGCCGAACCGCTGGCCAATGCTGGTGCGCTATACGCCACCCATCTGCGCAGCGAATTCGCCGAGATCCTCGATGCGATGGACGAGGCGTACCGCATCGGCCGCCATGCGCGCGTGCCCGTGGTGATCTCGCACCTGAAATGCGCGGGCGTGCCGAACTGGGGGCGCAGCGCAGAGGTGCTGCAATCGCTGGAAGCCGCGCAGCGCTGGCAGCCGGTGGGCTGCGACTGCTATCCGTACACAGCCAGTTCGTCGACGCTGGACCTGAAGCAGGTCACCAGCGATTTCGATATCCAGGTGACGTGGTCCGAGTCGCATCCCGCGATGGGCGGCCGCCTGCTGGCCGATATCGCCGCCGAATGGCAGGTGGACCTGACCGAGGCCGCGCGCCGCCTGCAGCCGGCCGGCGCCGTCTACCACTGCATGGAAGACGCCGACGTGGACCGCATCCTGAGCCACCCGGCCACGGTGGTCGGGTCCGACGGCCTGCCCAACGATCCCCTGCCCCATCCGCGCCTGTGGGGCGCCTTCCCGCGCGTGCTGGGCCACTATGCCCGCGACCGCGAACTCTTTCCGCTGGCGGTGGCCGTCAACAAGATGACCGGGCTGTCCGCCGAGCGCTTCGGCCTGAAGGACCGAGGCTTCGTGCGCGAAGGCTACTGGGCCGACCTGGTGCTGTTCGACTCGGCCACGATCCGCGACGCCGCCAGCTTCACCGACCCGATGCAGCCGGCCGAAGGCATTGCGGCGGTCTGGGTCAACGGCGAACTGACGTGGCAGCACCGCGCCGCCACGGGCGTGCGCGCCGGACGCTTCCTGCCGCGCGCTGTGCCGCCCGATCCTCGGGCGCGCCACGCCTGA
- a CDS encoding MurR/RpiR family transcriptional regulator, translating to MTAPFDILTRIAERGPSLRLAEQKVAQVILEDLAGAAATSINELARKAAVSEASVTRFAKAIGCRDVRDLKLRLAQATAVGTRFLQPAPALADDASPASMAERIHADVLTTLEVNRKLIDPERIAEAARLLLDARMVYAFGMGGGSTFMADEARYRLARLGQPVATYQDALLQKMVAATLSRDDVVLAFSASGNVPEMLASCDIAREYGARLIAVTALGSPLAARADVLLPVRTLETDFIFKPSASRYAMLLVVDVLATQCAMLQQEQSKEKLRRLKYVLDAHRGVSHDSDGPDSRQPLGD from the coding sequence ATGACCGCCCCCTTTGACATCCTGACCCGCATTGCCGAGCGCGGCCCGTCGCTGCGGCTGGCCGAGCAAAAGGTGGCGCAGGTGATCCTTGAGGATCTTGCCGGCGCGGCGGCCACCAGCATCAACGAACTGGCGCGCAAGGCGGCGGTGAGCGAAGCCAGCGTGACGCGCTTTGCCAAGGCCATCGGCTGCCGCGACGTGCGAGACCTGAAGCTGCGGCTGGCCCAGGCCACAGCGGTCGGCACGCGGTTCCTGCAGCCGGCGCCCGCGCTGGCCGACGACGCATCGCCGGCCAGCATGGCCGAGCGCATCCACGCCGACGTGCTCACGACGCTGGAAGTCAATCGCAAGCTGATCGACCCCGAACGGATCGCCGAGGCGGCGCGCCTGTTGCTCGATGCACGCATGGTCTACGCTTTCGGCATGGGTGGCGGGTCCACGTTCATGGCGGACGAAGCGCGCTACCGGCTGGCGCGGCTGGGCCAGCCCGTGGCGACCTACCAGGACGCGCTGCTGCAGAAGATGGTAGCGGCCACGTTGTCGCGCGACGACGTGGTGCTGGCGTTTTCCGCCAGCGGCAACGTGCCCGAGATGCTGGCCAGCTGCGATATCGCGCGCGAATACGGCGCGCGGCTGATCGCCGTGACCGCGCTGGGATCGCCCCTGGCGGCGCGCGCCGACGTGCTGCTGCCCGTGCGGACGCTGGAAACCGATTTCATCTTCAAGCCGTCGGCGTCGCGCTACGCGATGCTGCTGGTGGTGGACGTGCTGGCCACCCAGTGCGCGATGCTGCAGCAGGAGCAGAGCAAGGAAAAGCTGCGCCGGCTGAAATACGTGCTCGACGCCCATCGCGGCGTCAGCCATGACAGCGACGGCCCCGACAGCCGCCAGCCGCTGGGAGACTGA
- a CDS encoding amino acid deaminase, with protein sequence MRETKYQTGMIDPLNKALGRLDAPLTPAEAGQPGWQLLREELSLPAAVLYEDRLVHNLQWMRKFMGAYGVQLAPHGKTTMAPKLFARQLAEGAWGITLATAQQTAAAAAHGVRRVLMANQLVGRRNMEIVADLLRDPGFEFFSLVDSAALVDQLGAFFQARGQKLQVLLELGVEGGRTGVRDAAQQAEVLAALSRWPDALSLAGVEIYEGVLSQEADIRRFLQRTVAVTRELAGAARFGRSPVVMSGAGSAWYDVVAEEFARTDIGAPIDIVLRPGCYLTHDVGVYRAAQERILASNPVAQKMREGLLPALQLWAYVQSIPEPRRAIIGMGKRDAAFDAGMPIPAQIYRPGAAAPVAVPAGWTVTGMMDQHAYLQIDAGDDIRVGDMIAFDISHPCLTFDKWRHIPVLDGQLRVIDIVQTFF encoded by the coding sequence ATGCGTGAAACTAAGTACCAGACGGGCATGATCGATCCGCTGAACAAGGCGCTGGGCCGTCTGGACGCGCCGCTGACGCCTGCCGAAGCGGGCCAGCCGGGCTGGCAACTGCTGCGCGAGGAACTGAGCCTGCCGGCCGCCGTGCTCTACGAAGACAGGCTGGTGCACAACCTCCAGTGGATGCGCAAGTTCATGGGCGCATATGGAGTGCAGTTGGCGCCGCATGGCAAGACGACGATGGCCCCCAAGCTGTTCGCGCGCCAACTGGCGGAGGGCGCATGGGGCATCACGCTGGCCACGGCCCAGCAGACCGCTGCAGCGGCCGCGCACGGCGTCAGGCGCGTGCTGATGGCCAACCAGCTGGTGGGGCGCCGCAATATGGAAATCGTGGCCGATCTGCTACGCGATCCGGGCTTCGAGTTTTTTTCGCTGGTCGATTCGGCGGCGCTCGTCGATCAGCTTGGCGCGTTCTTCCAGGCACGCGGCCAGAAGCTGCAGGTGCTGCTGGAACTGGGCGTGGAAGGTGGCCGCACGGGTGTGCGCGACGCCGCGCAGCAGGCCGAGGTGCTGGCGGCGCTGTCGCGCTGGCCCGATGCGCTGTCGCTGGCCGGCGTGGAGATCTACGAGGGCGTGCTGTCGCAGGAAGCCGATATCCGCCGCTTCCTGCAGCGCACGGTGGCCGTGACGCGCGAACTGGCCGGCGCCGCCCGCTTCGGCCGCAGCCCGGTGGTGATGTCGGGCGCGGGCTCGGCCTGGTACGACGTGGTGGCCGAGGAATTCGCGCGGACCGACATCGGCGCCCCGATCGACATCGTGCTGCGTCCCGGCTGCTACCTGACCCACGACGTGGGTGTCTACCGCGCGGCGCAGGAGCGTATCCTGGCCAGCAACCCGGTGGCGCAGAAAATGCGGGAAGGCCTGCTGCCGGCGCTGCAACTGTGGGCTTATGTGCAATCGATCCCCGAGCCCCGGCGCGCCATCATCGGCATGGGCAAGCGCGATGCCGCGTTCGACGCCGGCATGCCGATCCCGGCGCAGATCTATCGTCCTGGCGCCGCGGCCCCCGTGGCCGTGCCGGCCGGCTGGACGGTGACCGGCATGATGGACCAGCACGCCTACCTGCAAATCGACGCTGGCGACGACATTCGTGTCGGCGATATGATTGCCTTTGATATCTCGCATCCTTGCCTGACGTTCGACAAGTGGCGCCACATCCCCGTGCTGGATGGCCAGTTGCGCGTTATCGACATCGTGCAGACGTTCTTCTGA
- a CDS encoding bifunctional 4-hydroxy-2-oxoglutarate aldolase/2-dehydro-3-deoxy-phosphogluconate aldolase, with protein sequence MQIQPSPLIERLTHVPVIPVLEYHSVDDALRISEALVEGGLPMLEITLRTPVALQAMEAVAKALPQAVVGAGTVLTIEQLRAVRDAGAQFAVSPGLTQKLADGAQGAGISLLPGVATASEAMFALECGFSFLKFFPAEAAGGVPMLKSLHGPLSQLKFCPTGGIDLAKAPTYLALPNVVCVGGSWVVPKDAVAAKDWARIRKLAEEAAQLRKP encoded by the coding sequence ATGCAAATCCAACCTTCTCCGCTGATCGAACGCCTGACCCACGTGCCGGTGATTCCGGTGCTCGAATACCACTCGGTGGACGATGCGCTGCGCATCAGCGAAGCCCTGGTCGAGGGCGGCCTGCCGATGCTGGAAATCACGCTGCGCACGCCGGTGGCGCTGCAGGCGATGGAAGCCGTGGCCAAGGCGCTGCCGCAGGCCGTGGTGGGTGCCGGTACGGTGCTGACGATCGAGCAACTGCGCGCGGTGCGTGACGCCGGCGCGCAGTTCGCCGTGTCGCCGGGGCTGACGCAGAAGCTTGCCGATGGCGCGCAGGGCGCCGGCATCTCGCTGCTGCCGGGTGTGGCCACGGCCAGCGAGGCCATGTTCGCGCTCGAGTGCGGGTTTTCGTTCCTGAAGTTCTTCCCGGCGGAAGCGGCCGGTGGCGTGCCGATGCTGAAGTCGCTGCACGGCCCGTTGTCGCAGCTGAAGTTCTGCCCCACCGGCGGCATCGACCTGGCCAAGGCGCCTACCTATCTGGCGCTGCCCAACGTGGTGTGCGTGGGCGGATCGTGGGTGGTGCCCAAGGATGCCGTGGCGGCGAAGGATTGGGCGCGTATCCGGAAGCTCGCCGAAGAGGCGGCGCAACTGCGCAAGCCCTGA
- a CDS encoding entericidin A/B family lipoprotein, with protein sequence MKKGWIWCVLVASLLAGCNTMSGLGQDVQKGGQKLENSAEKSK encoded by the coding sequence ATGAAGAAAGGATGGATCTGGTGTGTACTGGTTGCCTCGCTGCTGGCCGGCTGCAACACGATGTCTGGCCTCGGCCAGGACGTCCAGAAGGGTGGACAGAAACTTGAGAATTCCGCCGAGAAATCGAAATAA
- a CDS encoding EAL domain-containing protein, giving the protein MLATSSQLQADDTICMLRRAIDAHHVKPGQICVEVPVDIVPGSTEASDKARRLRGGGVGIALADFTDSAASQQALSLVQPDMVTLDARHLGHASQKPDTAASLRRACEWAKARGVTVCAKGVETQAQLDVVRGWGCDTMQGFLLAQPFPAPWLLQTHAAIAERARLLLKS; this is encoded by the coding sequence TTGCTGGCCACGAGTTCGCAACTGCAGGCCGACGACACGATCTGCATGCTGCGCCGGGCCATCGACGCCCATCACGTCAAGCCGGGACAGATCTGCGTGGAGGTGCCGGTCGATATCGTCCCCGGCTCGACCGAGGCCTCCGACAAGGCCCGACGCCTGCGTGGCGGCGGCGTGGGCATCGCGCTGGCGGACTTCACCGACTCGGCGGCCAGCCAGCAGGCGCTGTCGCTGGTGCAGCCGGACATGGTTACCCTTGACGCGCGTCACCTCGGGCACGCCAGCCAGAAGCCCGACACGGCGGCCAGCCTGCGGCGCGCGTGCGAATGGGCCAAGGCACGGGGCGTGACGGTCTGCGCCAAGGGCGTGGAAACCCAGGCGCAGCTGGACGTCGTGCGGGGCTGGGGGTGCGACACCATGCAGGGTTTCCTGCTGGCACAGCCCTTCCCCGCGCCCTGGCTGCTGCAGACGCACGCGGCCATCGCCGAACGTGCGCGCCTGCTGCTCAAATCGTGA
- a CDS encoding HigA family addiction module antitoxin gives MSLKLDELPRTDFSSHVTGEAVPPTPPGDILLHEFMMPNGLSASALAVALRVPVTRIEGILWRERAISPETALRLGRFFCTSAEFWVRLEANYALRVARAHAGAAVERDVQPITA, from the coding sequence ATGAGCCTCAAGCTCGATGAACTGCCGCGCACCGATTTCAGCAGCCACGTGACCGGCGAGGCCGTGCCACCCACGCCGCCCGGCGATATCCTGCTGCACGAATTCATGATGCCCAACGGGTTGTCGGCCAGCGCTCTCGCGGTGGCGCTGCGCGTGCCGGTGACGCGAATCGAAGGCATTCTGTGGCGCGAGCGCGCCATTTCGCCCGAAACGGCGCTGCGGCTGGGCCGCTTTTTCTGCACATCGGCAGAGTTCTGGGTCCGGCTGGAAGCCAACTACGCCCTGCGCGTGGCCCGGGCCCACGCCGGCGCCGCCGTGGAACGGGATGTGCAGCCGATCACGGCATGA
- a CDS encoding type II toxin-antitoxin system RelE/ParE family toxin: MIRSLSTKSTAALFCGHHVHTLPAAIQAGALRKLAMLDAAVSAPDLAAAPANGLEPMRGRRRGLWRVRIEGHWHVCFRFLNGEAWDVEIVECPPEEEEEA, from the coding sequence ATGATCCGTTCCCTCTCCACCAAGTCAACGGCGGCGCTGTTCTGCGGCCACCACGTGCACACCTTGCCCGCCGCCATCCAGGCCGGCGCGCTACGCAAGCTGGCCATGCTGGACGCGGCGGTGTCCGCGCCAGACCTTGCGGCTGCCCCGGCCAATGGGTTGGAGCCGATGCGCGGCCGACGCCGGGGGCTGTGGCGGGTGCGCATCGAAGGCCACTGGCACGTGTGCTTCCGCTTCCTGAACGGCGAAGCGTGGGACGTCGAGATCGTGGAATGCCCGCCAGAAGAAGAGGAGGAAGCATGA
- a CDS encoding helix-turn-helix domain-containing protein, with protein METLTPGSEAALDFPGLLRYWRGKRGYSQLALSLAAGVSQRHISFLESGRARPSREMVLALADRLGVPLRQRNRLLLASGYAPAYSENTLGAPAMQMVRQAISLILSKQEPYPAVVLDRFWHLVDANDAYRRMLGQLMGKRQPATLDGQGGRINLMLAVFDPDGLWPVLENARQIGRYLLRRVWQELQVQAHDQTAREIFRRIAEWHPDMVDPSGVLLIEDDPADGPLPPVLPVVVHAGRFRASLFSTLTTLGNPQDVTLQELRIECFYPADDDTRALFEALATTPVPGKSSST; from the coding sequence ATGGAAACCCTCACGCCTGGCTCCGAAGCCGCCCTCGACTTTCCCGGACTCCTGCGCTACTGGCGCGGCAAGCGCGGCTACAGCCAGCTGGCCCTGTCGCTGGCGGCCGGGGTATCGCAGCGCCATATCAGCTTCCTCGAATCGGGCCGCGCCCGGCCCAGCCGTGAAATGGTGCTGGCGCTGGCCGACCGGCTCGGCGTGCCGCTGCGCCAGCGCAACCGGCTGCTGCTGGCCAGCGGCTATGCGCCGGCCTACAGCGAGAACACGCTCGGCGCGCCGGCCATGCAGATGGTGCGCCAGGCCATCTCGCTGATCCTTTCCAAGCAGGAGCCGTATCCGGCCGTGGTGCTGGACCGTTTCTGGCATCTGGTCGATGCCAACGACGCCTATCGCCGCATGCTCGGGCAGTTGATGGGCAAGCGCCAGCCGGCCACGCTGGACGGGCAGGGCGGGCGGATCAACCTGATGCTCGCGGTGTTCGACCCGGACGGGCTATGGCCGGTGCTGGAGAATGCGCGGCAGATCGGCCGCTACCTGCTGCGGCGCGTCTGGCAGGAATTGCAGGTGCAGGCGCACGACCAGACCGCGCGCGAGATCTTTCGCCGTATTGCCGAATGGCACCCCGATATGGTGGACCCGAGCGGGGTGCTGCTGATCGAGGACGATCCCGCTGACGGGCCGCTGCCGCCGGTGCTGCCGGTGGTGGTGCATGCGGGGCGCTTCCGGGCGTCGCTGTTTTCCACGCTGACCACGCTGGGCAACCCGCAGGACGTCACGCTGCAGGAGCTGCGGATCGAATGCTTCTATCCGGCCGACGACGACACCCGCGCGCTGTTCGAGGCGCTGGCGACGACGCCGGTACCGGGGAAGTCGTCCTCCACATAG
- the ribB gene encoding 3,4-dihydroxy-2-butanone-4-phosphate synthase, with translation MLTLNPSHPSDLAAGDLAIADADPRPLAERIAQALDAMREGRPVVLLDDDDRENEADLILAAERLTNANMAMMIRECSGIVCLCLTAEKVRALGLRPMVENNRSQYGTAFTVSIEAREGVTTGVSAADRITTIRAAIADDAGTDAVVSPGHVFPLVAVDGGVLQRRGHTEGSVELARMAGLSPAAVLCELMNPDGTMARRPEALAFAQMYQLPVLTIADLVAWREQLG, from the coding sequence ATGCTGACTCTCAACCCAAGCCATCCTTCCGACCTGGCCGCTGGCGATCTCGCCATCGCCGATGCCGACCCGCGCCCGCTTGCGGAGCGCATCGCGCAGGCGCTCGACGCCATGCGCGAGGGCCGCCCCGTCGTGCTGCTAGACGACGATGACCGCGAGAACGAGGCCGACCTGATCCTGGCCGCCGAGCGCCTGACCAACGCCAACATGGCGATGATGATCCGCGAATGCAGCGGCATCGTGTGCCTGTGCCTGACGGCCGAGAAGGTGCGCGCGCTGGGCCTGCGGCCGATGGTCGAGAACAACCGCAGCCAGTACGGCACGGCGTTTACGGTGTCGATCGAGGCGCGCGAGGGCGTGACCACCGGCGTCAGCGCCGCCGACCGCATCACGACGATCCGTGCCGCCATTGCCGACGATGCCGGTACCGATGCGGTGGTCAGCCCGGGCCACGTGTTTCCGCTGGTGGCCGTGGACGGCGGCGTGCTGCAGCGCCGTGGCCACACCGAAGGCTCGGTCGAACTGGCGCGCATGGCCGGCCTGTCGCCGGCGGCGGTGCTGTGCGAGCTGATGAACCCCGACGGCACGATGGCGCGCCGCCCGGAAGCGCTGGCCTTTGCGCAGATGTACCAGTTGCCGGTGCTGACCATCGCCGACCTGGTGGCCTGGCGCGAGCAGCTGGGCTGA
- a CDS encoding surface-adhesin E family protein — MLFRMLARTALLAGACFSVAAQADSNGAPSFSSPPARAAAAAGLYQCQGPNGGTIFRASPREGCTQVVSPDPGAPDPQRWLPLMGANGVISYLDQTSIRRRGSEVGVALVHNAPPGVIKTTSGDTIRSSLKRMVLNCATSMYAVVEQTLYPKRYARGDSLYTIRAPQAGMPQQAVSGTLAGELVTRLCH; from the coding sequence ATGCTTTTCCGCATGCTCGCACGCACGGCCCTGCTCGCCGGCGCGTGTTTCAGTGTCGCGGCGCAGGCCGACTCCAACGGCGCGCCGTCCTTCAGCAGTCCACCCGCACGCGCTGCCGCGGCGGCCGGTCTCTACCAGTGCCAGGGCCCCAATGGGGGCACCATCTTCCGTGCCTCGCCGCGCGAAGGGTGCACGCAGGTGGTGTCGCCCGATCCGGGGGCACCGGACCCCCAACGCTGGCTGCCGCTGATGGGCGCCAATGGCGTGATTTCCTATCTGGATCAGACGTCGATTCGCCGGCGCGGGTCCGAGGTGGGGGTGGCGCTGGTCCACAATGCGCCGCCCGGGGTCATCAAGACCACCAGCGGCGACACGATCCGCTCTTCGCTGAAGCGGATGGTGCTCAACTGCGCCACGTCGATGTATGCCGTGGTCGAGCAGACGCTATATCCCAAGCGCTACGCCCGTGGCGATTCCCTCTATACGATCCGTGCACCGCAGGCCGGCATGCCGCAGCAGGCGGTGTCCGGCACGCTGGCCGGCGAACTGGTGACGCGCCTCTGTCATTGA
- a CDS encoding RT0821/Lpp0805 family surface protein produces the protein MHVRRLTRPALAASLACALLLGTAQPAFAYFQTYLSGSIVGTLTKKEAASLQQSVGKALNDTEDNQVVEWHYPAENRRQAVDGTISPVATKTDKGQTCRRLKSDLKRGSATEAWSGWFCKQSNGTWKARHVED, from the coding sequence ATGCACGTTCGGCGCCTTACCCGTCCGGCCCTGGCCGCCAGCCTGGCCTGCGCCCTGCTCCTGGGCACCGCGCAACCCGCGTTCGCCTATTTCCAGACGTACCTGTCCGGCAGCATCGTCGGCACGCTCACCAAGAAGGAAGCGGCCTCGCTGCAGCAATCGGTCGGCAAGGCGCTCAACGACACCGAGGATAACCAGGTGGTGGAATGGCACTACCCGGCCGAGAACCGGCGCCAGGCCGTCGATGGGACGATCAGCCCGGTCGCCACGAAGACCGACAAGGGGCAGACATGCCGCCGGCTCAAGTCCGACCTCAAGCGCGGCAGCGCCACCGAGGCATGGTCGGGCTGGTTCTGCAAGCAGTCGAACGGCACCTGGAAGGCGCGTCACGTCGAGGACTGA